The Candidatus Caldatribacterium sp. DNA segment TTTTGTCCGTCTGCCTGACGTGAGAGAGATGGAAGAATTCCTCGAAGCGGGGAATGGCCTTATAAAAAGAGTGACTATTGCCCCAGAAATTGAAGGGGCCTTAGAGTTAATAGGTTATCTTGCTTCCCTGGGGGTTTTGGTATCCCTGGGGCATAGCGAGGCTGATTACGCGACGAGCCTCCGGGCTTACCTTTTAGGTGCGAGGCTCGTTACCCATGTTTTTAATGGAATGGAACCTCTGCATCACCGTAAGCCCAATCTCCTCGCCTTTGCTTTGGGCTTCGAGGGCATATGGGTGGAAGTTATAGCCGATGGAGTACATATTGCTCCAGAAATTTTGCAGATTCTTCTTGGTTGTAAGGCTCATCGAA contains these protein-coding regions:
- a CDS encoding amidohydrolase family protein, yielding FVRLPDVREMEEFLEAGNGLIKRVTIAPEIEGALELIGYLASLGVLVSLGHSEADYATSLRAYLLGARLVTHVFNGMEPLHHRKPNLLAFALGFEGIWVEVIADGVHIAPEILQILLGCKAHRTIVVSDAVRATGMEDGVYELGGEAIKVERGIARVLSSGNLAGSTVSLRGALLNLLRAFGFSLPYLASLGSLYPAELLGIDDTLGSLERGKKADIVVFDEAFNVKGVFLNGERKL